From the Sandaracinaceae bacterium genome, one window contains:
- a CDS encoding DUF1697 domain-containing protein, with translation MTRVVVLLRGVNVSGHKVVPMAQLRALAVEAGLTDASTYINSGNLIATASWKTEKAAMSGRAALETQLEDLVEARFGFRVPVIVRTHREWSAHAVSPPFADAITEHPNLVMLGVSQRPLSPDVLATLRGRASEGERVELHGGSLVIDYAHGSARSKLTPAVLDRAAGSPVTTRNWRTVLKLGQLLG, from the coding sequence ATGACGCGGGTCGTGGTGTTGTTGCGGGGTGTGAACGTCAGCGGGCACAAGGTGGTCCCCATGGCCCAGCTGCGCGCGCTGGCGGTCGAGGCCGGGCTGACAGACGCGTCGACCTACATCAACAGCGGCAACCTGATCGCGACGGCGTCGTGGAAGACCGAGAAGGCAGCCATGAGCGGGCGCGCCGCCCTCGAGACGCAGCTCGAGGACCTCGTGGAAGCGCGCTTCGGGTTCCGGGTGCCCGTCATCGTTCGCACGCATCGGGAGTGGAGCGCCCACGCCGTGAGCCCGCCCTTTGCGGATGCGATCACCGAGCACCCCAACCTGGTGATGCTGGGCGTGTCCCAGCGGCCGCTCTCACCAGACGTGCTCGCGACGCTGCGCGGGCGGGCTAGCGAAGGCGAGCGGGTGGAGCTGCATGGCGGGTCGCTGGTCATCGACTACGCGCACGGGTCGGCCCGCTCGAAGCTGACGCCCGCCGTCCTGGACCGCGCCGCAGGGTCGCCGGTCACCACGCGCAACTGGCGCACGGTGCTGAAGCTGGGTCAGCTGCTGGGTTAG